Proteins from one Ketobacter alkanivorans genomic window:
- a CDS encoding Imm8 family immunity protein: MKTPSIISWDCIDHDPIEEWVPDDPSDVEFWCNIAIGVSGEEGSDNFAVHIATNRALSRITDKRYLVVIPYYENWNHALAILHSIVEACKDINWQGISMQLSKHFKWEYETMR, from the coding sequence ATGAAGACACCCTCAATCATAAGCTGGGACTGCATCGATCACGATCCTATAGAGGAGTGGGTTCCTGATGATCCGTCTGATGTGGAATTTTGGTGTAATATTGCTATTGGTGTTTCGGGTGAAGAAGGTTCTGATAATTTTGCAGTTCATATTGCAACGAATAGGGCGTTATCGAGAATAACGGATAAACGGTATCTAGTTGTTATCCCGTATTATGAAAATTGGAACCATGCATTAGCCATTTTGCACTCGATAGTTGAAGCTTGCAAAGATATAAACTGGCAAGGTATTAGTATGCAATTGTCCAAACACTTCAAGTGGGAATATGAGACTATGCGGTGA
- a CDS encoding outer membrane beta-barrel protein, translated as MKKYRYPILSAFVIFIISQGVHAAGYLGASIGFSSTDEEGFEDDNGFRLSGGFDLNRSFSIEASYTNLGEFEADGSMLNMISSLSGYSVSGASVEISGIEFSIVGVDKLSDKFSAYGRVGFFMWDADLNVHVSGYGSGSDNEDGSDLALGFGLMYEVSPNFKLKAGYSLYDVYDVDLHYTSVGANFGF; from the coding sequence ATGAAGAAGTATAGATATCCTATTTTGTCTGCTTTCGTTATATTCATAATTTCACAAGGAGTACATGCGGCTGGATATTTAGGAGCTTCTATTGGTTTTAGTAGCACCGATGAAGAAGGTTTTGAAGACGATAACGGATTTAGATTAAGCGGCGGATTTGATCTGAACAGAAGCTTTTCAATTGAGGCTTCTTATACAAACTTGGGAGAGTTTGAAGCTGATGGTTCTATGCTTAATATGATCTCATCTTTATCCGGGTATAGCGTGAGTGGCGCGAGTGTAGAGATATCTGGTATTGAGTTCTCTATTGTTGGCGTCGACAAGCTAAGCGACAAGTTTTCTGCATATGGTAGAGTCGGGTTTTTCATGTGGGATGCTGATCTTAATGTACATGTTTCAGGTTATGGTAGTGGCTCTGATAATGAAGATGGAAGTGATTTGGCACTCGGTTTTGGGTTGATGTACGAAGTGTCACCAAATTTCAAGTTGAAGGCAGGATATAGCTTGTATGATGTATACGACGTTGATTTGCACTACACTTCAGTTGGAGCTAACTTTGGGTTTTAG